A genomic window from Streptomyces mirabilis includes:
- a CDS encoding quinone-dependent dihydroorotate dehydrogenase, with translation MYKLFFRLVFQRMDPEQAHHLAFRWIRLVARIPVLRTFVAAVLAPRHKELRTEAFGLRMHGPFGLAAGFDKNAVAIDGMSMLGFDHVEIGTVTGEPQPGNPKKRLFRLVADRALINRMGFNNEGSAAVSERLGARTPVFRTVVGVNIGKTKVVPEEEAVGDYVKSTERLARHADYLVVNVSSPNTPGLRNLQATEALRPLLSAVREAADRAVTDRRVPLLVKIAPDLADEDVDAVADLAVELGLDGIIATNTTIARDGLGLKSEPSLVGETGGLSGAPLKARSLEVLRRLYARVGDRITLVGVGGVENAEDAWQRILAGATLVQGYSAFIYEGPFWGRAIHKGLAARLRTSPYATLADAVGADVRKSA, from the coding sequence ATGTACAAGCTTTTCTTCCGGCTGGTCTTCCAGCGGATGGACCCCGAGCAGGCCCACCACCTCGCCTTCCGCTGGATCCGGCTCGTCGCCCGTATCCCCGTATTGCGTACGTTCGTCGCCGCCGTGCTCGCGCCCCGCCACAAGGAGTTGCGGACCGAGGCGTTCGGCCTGCGGATGCACGGTCCCTTCGGGCTCGCGGCGGGCTTCGACAAGAACGCCGTCGCGATCGACGGGATGTCGATGCTCGGCTTCGACCACGTCGAGATCGGCACGGTCACGGGGGAGCCGCAGCCGGGCAACCCCAAGAAGCGGCTGTTCCGCCTCGTGGCGGACCGGGCGCTGATCAACCGCATGGGGTTCAACAACGAGGGCTCCGCGGCCGTCAGCGAGCGCCTGGGGGCCCGTACGCCCGTCTTCCGGACCGTCGTGGGCGTCAACATCGGCAAGACCAAGGTCGTTCCCGAGGAGGAGGCCGTCGGCGACTACGTGAAGTCGACCGAGCGGCTCGCCCGGCACGCGGACTACCTCGTGGTGAACGTGAGCTCGCCGAACACGCCCGGCCTGCGCAACCTCCAGGCGACCGAGGCACTGCGGCCGCTGCTGAGCGCCGTCCGCGAGGCCGCCGACCGCGCGGTCACCGACCGGCGTGTGCCGCTGCTCGTCAAGATCGCGCCCGACCTCGCCGACGAGGACGTCGACGCGGTCGCCGACCTCGCCGTCGAGCTCGGCCTGGACGGGATCATCGCCACGAACACCACGATCGCGCGCGATGGACTCGGTTTGAAGTCCGAACCCTCGCTCGTCGGGGAGACCGGCGGACTCTCGGGCGCGCCGCTGAAGGCACGCTCCCTTGAGGTGCTGCGCCGGCTCTACGCGCGCGTGGGCGACCGGATCACCCTGGTGGGCGTCGGCGGCGTCGAGAACGCCGAGGACGCCTGGCAGCGCATCCTGGCCGGCGCCACGCTGGTCCAGGGGTACAGCGCGTTCATCTACGAGGGCCCCTTCTGGGGCCGGGCGATCCACAAAGGGCTCGCCGCCCGCCTCCGTACCAGCCCGTACGCCACCCTCGCCGACGCGGTCGGCGCCGACGTGAGGAAGTCCGCATGA
- the carA gene encoding glutamine-hydrolyzing carbamoyl-phosphate synthase small subunit — MTTSIQGAASQRHKAAPAVLVLEDGRTFRGRAYGAVGVTFGEAVFSTGMTGYQETLTDPSYHRQVVVMTAPHVGNTGVNDEDPESKRIWVAGYVVRDPARVPSNWRARRSLDEELRSQGVVGISGVDTRALTRHLRERGAMRVGIFSGNALPDEGTMLAEVRQAPEMKGANLAAEVATNETYVVPAIGEKKFTVAAVDLGIKGMTPHRMAERGIEVHVLPATATAEDVYAVNPDGVFFSNGPGDPATADGPVAVMREVLARRTPLFGICFGNQILGRALGFGTYKLKYGHRGINQPVQDRTTGKVEVTAHNHGFAVDAPLGKVSETPYGRAEVSHVCLNDQVVEGLHLLDQPAFSVQYHPEAAAGPHDAAYLFDRFVSLMEGQRA; from the coding sequence ATGACGACCTCCATCCAGGGAGCCGCCTCGCAGAGGCACAAGGCAGCTCCCGCCGTACTCGTCCTGGAGGACGGCCGGACCTTCCGTGGCCGCGCCTACGGGGCCGTGGGGGTGACCTTCGGCGAGGCCGTGTTCTCCACCGGGATGACCGGCTACCAGGAGACCCTCACCGACCCGTCGTACCACCGCCAGGTCGTTGTCATGACCGCCCCGCACGTCGGCAACACCGGCGTCAACGACGAGGACCCCGAGTCGAAGCGGATCTGGGTCGCCGGCTACGTCGTCCGCGACCCCGCGCGCGTGCCCTCCAACTGGCGCGCCCGGCGCTCGCTGGACGAGGAACTGCGCAGCCAGGGCGTCGTCGGCATCAGCGGTGTCGACACCCGCGCCCTCACCCGTCACCTGCGTGAGCGCGGCGCCATGCGCGTGGGCATCTTCTCGGGCAACGCGCTGCCCGACGAGGGCACCATGCTCGCCGAGGTGCGCCAGGCGCCCGAGATGAAGGGCGCGAACCTCGCCGCCGAGGTCGCCACCAATGAGACCTACGTCGTCCCCGCCATCGGCGAGAAGAAGTTCACGGTCGCCGCCGTCGACCTGGGCATCAAGGGCATGACCCCGCACCGCATGGCCGAGCGCGGCATCGAGGTGCACGTGCTGCCCGCCACGGCCACGGCCGAGGACGTGTACGCCGTGAACCCCGACGGGGTCTTCTTCTCCAACGGCCCCGGTGACCCGGCCACCGCCGACGGCCCCGTCGCCGTCATGCGGGAGGTCCTCGCCCGCAGGACCCCGCTCTTCGGCATCTGCTTCGGCAACCAGATCCTCGGCCGCGCCCTCGGTTTCGGCACGTACAAGCTGAAGTACGGCCACCGCGGCATCAACCAGCCGGTCCAGGACCGTACGACCGGCAAGGTCGAGGTCACCGCGCACAACCACGGCTTCGCCGTCGACGCGCCGCTCGGCAAGGTCTCCGAGACCCCCTACGGCCGCGCCGAGGTCTCCCACGTCTGCCTGAACGACCAGGTCGTCGAGGGGCTCCACCTCCTCGACCAGCCGGCCTTCAGCGTCCAGTACCACCCCGAAGCGGCAGCCGGCCCGCACGACGCCGCCTACCTGTTCGACCGCTTCGTTTCCCTGATGGAGGGCCAGCGTGCCTAA
- a CDS encoding integration host factor, with the protein MALPPLTPEQRAAALEKAAAARRERAEVKNRLKHSGASLHEVIKQGQENDVIGKMKVSALLESLPGVGKVRAKQIMERLGISESRRVRGLGSNQIASLEREFGGSGA; encoded by the coding sequence GTGGCTCTTCCGCCCCTTACCCCTGAACAGCGCGCAGCCGCGCTCGAAAAGGCCGCCGCGGCTCGCCGGGAGCGGGCCGAGGTCAAGAATCGACTCAAGCACTCCGGCGCCTCCCTCCACGAGGTCATCAAGCAGGGCCAGGAGAACGACGTCATCGGCAAGATGAAGGTCTCCGCTCTCCTGGAGTCCCTGCCGGGCGTGGGCAAGGTCCGCGCCAAGCAGATCATGGAGCGACTCGGTATCTCCGAGAGCCGCCGCGTACGCGGCCTCGGCTCGAACCAGATCGCTTCTCTGGAGCGTGAGTTCGGCGGCTCCGGCGCCTGA
- the pyrR gene encoding bifunctional pyr operon transcriptional regulator/uracil phosphoribosyltransferase PyrR, producing MDTEQDKQQYEADARPVLEAPDIARVLTRIAHEIVERAKGADDVVLLGIPTRGVFLARRLADKLEEITDRKIPVGSLDITMYRDDLRMHPPRALARTEIPGDGIDGRLVVLVDDVLFSGRTIRAALDALNDIGRPRAVQLAVLVDRGHRELPIRADYVGKNLPTSLRETVKVQLAEEDGRDTVLLGAKRTSPDAQQ from the coding sequence ATGGACACCGAGCAGGACAAGCAGCAGTACGAAGCCGACGCGCGGCCCGTTCTGGAAGCCCCCGACATCGCGCGGGTGCTGACCCGCATCGCCCACGAGATCGTCGAACGCGCCAAGGGCGCCGACGACGTGGTGCTCCTCGGCATTCCGACCCGGGGCGTCTTCCTGGCCCGCAGACTGGCCGACAAGCTCGAAGAGATCACCGATCGCAAGATCCCGGTCGGCTCGCTCGACATCACCATGTACCGCGACGACCTGCGCATGCACCCGCCGCGTGCGCTGGCCCGCACCGAGATCCCCGGTGACGGCATCGACGGCCGCCTGGTCGTCCTCGTCGACGACGTGCTCTTCTCCGGCCGCACCATCCGCGCCGCGCTCGACGCGCTGAACGACATCGGCCGACCGCGCGCCGTGCAGCTCGCGGTCCTCGTCGACCGCGGCCACCGCGAACTGCCCATCCGCGCCGACTACGTCGGCAAGAACCTCCCCACGTCGTTGCGGGAGACGGTCAAGGTCCAGCTCGCCGAGGAGGACGGTCGCGACACCGTGCTGCTCGGTGCGAAGCGGACCTCCCCGGACGCACAGCAGTAG
- the pyrF gene encoding orotidine-5'-phosphate decarboxylase — protein sequence MSLEPFGARLRRAMDERGPLCVGIDPHASLLTDWGLNDDIAGLERFSRTVVEALAERVAVLKPQSAFFERFGSRGIAVLEKSVEEARAAGALVVMDAKRGDIGSTMAAYAETFLRKDAPLFSDALTVSPYLGYGSLKPAVDLARESGAGLFVLALTSNPEGGEVQHAVRGDGRNVGATMLAHLAAENAGQTPLGSFGAVVGATLGDLSSYDLDINGPLLAPGIGAQGATAADLAGVFGAAVRNVVPNVSRGVLRHGPDVVALRASAERFAEEIRAAVTAA from the coding sequence ATGAGCCTGGAACCCTTTGGCGCACGTCTTCGCCGTGCCATGGACGAGCGCGGCCCGCTGTGCGTTGGCATCGACCCGCACGCCTCGCTGCTCACCGACTGGGGCCTGAACGACGACATCGCGGGCCTGGAGCGGTTCAGCCGCACCGTCGTCGAGGCGCTGGCCGAGCGGGTCGCGGTCCTCAAGCCGCAGAGCGCGTTCTTCGAGCGGTTCGGCTCGCGGGGCATCGCCGTCCTGGAGAAGTCGGTCGAGGAGGCGCGGGCGGCCGGGGCGCTGGTCGTGATGGACGCCAAGCGCGGCGACATCGGCTCGACCATGGCCGCGTACGCGGAGACCTTCCTGCGCAAGGACGCGCCGCTCTTCTCGGACGCGCTGACGGTGTCGCCGTACCTGGGCTACGGCTCGCTGAAGCCCGCGGTGGACCTGGCGCGCGAGAGCGGGGCCGGGCTCTTCGTCCTCGCGCTCACCTCGAACCCGGAGGGTGGCGAGGTGCAGCACGCCGTCCGCGGGGACGGCCGCAACGTCGGAGCGACCATGCTGGCCCACCTCGCCGCCGAGAACGCGGGACAGACGCCCCTGGGGTCCTTCGGTGCGGTCGTCGGCGCCACGCTGGGCGATCTCTCCTCCTACGACCTGGACATCAACGGACCGCTCCTGGCGCCCGGCATCGGCGCCCAGGGAGCCACGGCGGCCGATCTGGCGGGCGTCTTCGGGGCGGCGGTGCGCAATGTCGTGCCGAACGTGAGCCGGGGTGTTCTTCGTCACGGTCCCGACGTGGTCGCGCTGCGTGCGTCCGCCGAGCGCTTCGCGGAGGAGATCAGAGCCGCCGTGACGGCCGCCTGA
- the gmk gene encoding guanylate kinase — translation MSERPRLTVLSGPSGVGKSTVVAHMRKEHPEVWLSVSATTRKPRPGEKHGVHYFFVSDEEMDKLIANGELLEWAEFAGNRYGTPRAAVLEHLESGVPVLLEIDLQGARQVRESMSEALLVFLAPPSWDELVRRLTGRGTEPPEVIERRLEAAKIELAAEPEFDVTLVNTSVEDVARELLALVEVV, via the coding sequence ATGAGTGAACGACCGCGGCTGACCGTGCTCTCCGGCCCCTCTGGGGTCGGCAAGAGCACGGTCGTCGCCCATATGCGCAAGGAACACCCCGAGGTCTGGCTCTCGGTGTCGGCGACGACCCGCAAGCCGCGCCCCGGTGAGAAGCATGGAGTCCACTACTTCTTCGTCTCCGACGAGGAGATGGACAAGCTGATCGCCAACGGCGAGCTGCTGGAGTGGGCCGAATTCGCCGGCAACCGCTACGGGACGCCGCGTGCCGCCGTCCTGGAGCACCTGGAGTCGGGCGTGCCCGTCCTCCTGGAGATCGACCTCCAGGGCGCACGGCAGGTCCGCGAGTCCATGTCGGAGGCCCTGCTCGTGTTCCTGGCTCCGCCCTCCTGGGACGAGCTGGTGCGCAGGCTCACCGGACGGGGCACCGAACCGCCCGAGGTGATCGAGCGCCGCCTGGAGGCGGCCAAGATCGAACTGGCGGCCGAGCCGGAGTTCGATGTCACCCTGGTCAACACCTCCGTCGAGGACGTGGCGCGTGAGCTGCTAGCCTTGGTAGAAGTTGTTTGA
- a CDS encoding aspartate carbamoyltransferase catalytic subunit, with translation MQRHLISAADLTRDDAVLILDTAEEMARVADRPIKKLPTLRGRTVVNLFFEDSTRTRISFEAAEKRLSADVINFTAKGSSVSKGESLKDTAQTLEAMGVDAVVIRHGASGAPYRLATSGWIDAAVINAGDGTHQHPTQALLDAFTMRRRLVGRDAGIGQDLSGKRITIVGDVLHSRVARSNVDLLHTLGAEVTLVAPPTLVPVGVESWPCEISYDLDSTLSKSDAVMMLRVQRERMNAAFFPTEREYSRRYGLDGDRMAKMPEHAIVMHPGPMVRGMEITAEVADSDRCTVVEQVANGVSIRMAVLYLLLGGNEPAVTHTRTEEK, from the coding sequence ATGCAGCGTCATCTCATCTCGGCCGCCGACCTCACCCGCGACGACGCCGTCCTGATCCTCGACACCGCCGAGGAGATGGCCCGGGTCGCCGACCGGCCGATCAAAAAGCTGCCGACCCTGCGCGGCCGCACCGTCGTCAACCTCTTCTTCGAGGACTCGACCCGTACCCGGATCTCCTTCGAGGCCGCCGAGAAGCGCCTCTCCGCGGACGTCATCAACTTCACCGCCAAGGGGTCCTCGGTGTCCAAGGGGGAGTCCCTGAAGGACACCGCCCAGACCCTCGAAGCCATGGGCGTCGACGCCGTCGTCATCCGGCACGGCGCCTCCGGAGCCCCGTACCGGCTCGCCACCTCCGGCTGGATCGACGCCGCCGTCATCAACGCGGGTGACGGCACCCACCAGCACCCCACGCAGGCCCTGCTCGACGCCTTCACCATGCGTCGCCGCCTGGTCGGCCGCGACGCCGGGATCGGCCAGGACCTGTCCGGCAAGCGCATCACGATCGTCGGCGACGTCCTGCACAGCCGGGTCGCCCGCTCCAACGTCGACCTGCTGCACACCCTCGGCGCCGAGGTCACCCTCGTCGCCCCGCCCACCCTGGTGCCGGTCGGCGTGGAGTCCTGGCCCTGCGAGATCTCCTACGACCTCGACAGCACCCTCTCCAAGTCCGACGCGGTGATGATGCTGCGCGTCCAGCGCGAGCGGATGAACGCGGCGTTCTTCCCGACCGAGCGCGAGTACTCGCGGCGCTACGGCCTCGACGGCGACCGCATGGCGAAGATGCCCGAGCACGCCATCGTGATGCACCCCGGTCCGATGGTCCGCGGCATGGAGATCACCGCCGAGGTCGCCGACTCCGACCGCTGCACCGTCGTCGAGCAGGTCGCGAACGGCGTCTCGATCCGCATGGCCGTGCTCTACCTGCTCCTGGGCGGCAACGAGCCCGCCGTCACCCACACCCGTACCGAGGAGAAGTAA
- a CDS encoding dihydroorotase — translation MSKILIRGAKVLGGEPQDVLIDGAVIEAVGTGLPDEGAEVVEADGKVLLPGLVDLHTHLREPGREDSETVLTGTRAAASGGYTAVFAMANTFPVADTAGVVEQVYRLGQEHGYCDVQPIGAVTVGLEGKKLAELGAMHESAAGVTVFSDDGKCVDDAVIMRRALEYVKAFGGVVAQHAQEPRLTEGAQMNEGVVSAELGLGGWPAVAEESIIARDVLLAEHVGSRVHICHLSTAGSVEIVRWAKSRGIDVTAEVTPHHLLLTDELVRTYDPVYKVNPPLRTERDVTALREALADGTIDIVATDHAPHPHEDKDCEWAAAAMGMVGLETALSVVQQTMVETGLLDWAGVADRMSFKPARIGQAAGHGRPVSAGEPANLTLVDTAYRGAVDPAGFASRSRNTPYEGRELPGRVTHTWLRGKATLVDGKLA, via the coding sequence ATGAGCAAGATCCTGATCCGTGGTGCGAAGGTGCTCGGGGGCGAGCCGCAGGACGTACTGATCGACGGTGCCGTGATCGAGGCGGTGGGTACCGGTCTCCCGGACGAGGGCGCCGAGGTCGTCGAGGCCGACGGCAAGGTCCTGCTGCCGGGCCTCGTCGACCTGCACACCCATCTGCGGGAGCCCGGTCGTGAGGACTCCGAGACCGTCCTGACCGGTACGCGAGCGGCGGCGAGCGGCGGCTACACCGCCGTGTTCGCCATGGCCAACACCTTCCCGGTCGCCGACACCGCCGGTGTGGTCGAGCAGGTCTACCGGCTCGGCCAGGAGCACGGCTACTGCGACGTGCAGCCCATCGGCGCCGTCACGGTCGGCCTGGAGGGCAAGAAGCTCGCCGAGCTGGGCGCGATGCACGAGTCCGCGGCCGGCGTCACCGTCTTCTCGGACGACGGCAAGTGCGTGGACGACGCGGTGATCATGCGCCGGGCCCTGGAGTACGTGAAGGCCTTCGGCGGCGTGGTCGCGCAGCACGCGCAGGAGCCCCGCCTCACCGAGGGCGCCCAGATGAACGAGGGCGTCGTCTCCGCCGAGCTGGGGCTCGGGGGCTGGCCCGCGGTGGCCGAAGAATCGATCATCGCCCGGGATGTCCTGCTCGCCGAGCATGTCGGCTCCCGCGTCCACATCTGCCACCTGTCGACCGCCGGCAGCGTCGAGATCGTGCGCTGGGCCAAGTCCCGCGGCATCGACGTCACCGCCGAGGTCACCCCGCACCACCTCCTCCTCACCGACGAGCTGGTCCGCACGTACGACCCGGTCTACAAGGTCAACCCGCCGCTGCGCACCGAGCGCGACGTGACGGCGCTGCGCGAGGCGCTCGCCGACGGCACGATCGACATCGTCGCCACCGACCACGCGCCGCACCCGCACGAGGACAAGGACTGCGAGTGGGCCGCCGCCGCCATGGGCATGGTGGGGCTCGAGACCGCGCTCTCCGTCGTCCAGCAGACGATGGTGGAGACCGGACTGCTGGACTGGGCCGGCGTCGCCGACCGCATGTCCTTCAAGCCCGCCCGGATCGGGCAGGCCGCGGGCCACGGCCGTCCCGTCTCGGCAGGTGAGCCCGCCAACCTCACGCTCGTCGACACGGCATACCGTGGGGCCGTGGACCCCGCGGGCTTCGCCTCGCGCAGCCGCAACACCCCCTACGAGGGCCGTGAGCTGCCGGGCCGGGTCACGCACACCTGGCTGCGGGGCAAGGCCACCCTCGTCGACGGGAAGCTCGCGTGA
- the carB gene encoding carbamoyl-phosphate synthase large subunit, producing the protein MPKRTDIQSVLVIGSGPIVIGQAAEFDYSGTQACRILRAEGLRVILVNSNPATIMTDPEIADATYVEPITPEFVEKIIAKERPDVLLPTLGGQTALNTAISMHEQGVLEKYGVELIGANVEAINKGEDRDLFKGVVEAVRAKIGHGESARSVICHSMDDVLAGVETLGGYPVVVRPSFTMGGAGSGFAHDEEELRRIAGQGLTLSPTTEVLLEESILGWKEYELELMRDKNDNVVVVCSIENFDPMGVHTGDSITVAPAMTLTDREYQRLRDIGIAIIREVGVDTGGCNIQFAVNPVDGRIIVIEMNPRVSRSSALASKATGFPIAKIAAKLAVGYTLDEIPNDITEKTPASFEPTLDYVVVKAPRFAFEKFPSADSTLTTTMKSVGEAMAIGRNFTEALQKALRSLEKKGSQFTFVGEPGDKALLLEESVRPTDGRINTVMQAIRAGATPEEVFESTKIDPWFVDQLFLIKEIADELGAADKLAPELLAEAKRHGFSDAQIAEIRGLREDVVREVRHALGVRPVYKTVDTCAAEFAAKTPYFYSSYDEETEVAPREKPAVIILGSGPNRIGQGIEFDYSCVHASFALSDAGYETVMVNCNPETVSTDYDTSDRLYFEPLTLEDVLEIVHAESLAGPIAGVIVQLGGQTPLGLAQALKDNGVPVVGTSPEAIHAAEDRGAFGRVLAEAGLPAPKHGTATTFAEAKAIADEIGYPVLVRPSYVLGGRGMEIVYDETRLSSYIAESTEISPSRPVLVDRFLDDAIEIDVDALYDGEELYLGGVMEHIEEAGIHSGDSACALPPITLGGFDIKRLRASTEAIAKGVGVRGLINIQFAMAGDILYVLEANPRASRTVPFTSKATAVPLAKAAARISLGATVAELRAEGLLPAHGDGGELPLDAPISVKEAVMPWSRFRDIHGRGVDTVLGPEMRSTGEVMGIDSVFGTAYAKSQAGAYGPLPTKGRAFISVANRDKRSMIFPARELVAHGFELLATSGTAEVLKRNGINATVVRKQSEGTGPNGERTIVQLIHDGEVDLIVNTPYGTGGRLDGYEIRTAAVARSVPCLTTVQALAAAVQGIDALNHGDVGVRSLQEHAEHLTAARD; encoded by the coding sequence GTGCCTAAGCGCACCGATATCCAGTCCGTCCTGGTCATCGGCTCCGGCCCGATCGTCATCGGCCAGGCCGCCGAGTTCGACTACTCCGGCACCCAGGCGTGCCGCATCCTGCGCGCCGAGGGCCTGAGGGTCATCCTGGTCAACTCCAACCCGGCGACGATCATGACGGACCCGGAGATCGCCGACGCCACCTACGTCGAGCCGATCACCCCCGAGTTCGTCGAGAAGATCATCGCCAAGGAGCGCCCGGACGTCCTGCTGCCGACGCTCGGCGGCCAGACGGCCCTCAACACCGCGATCTCCATGCACGAGCAGGGTGTGCTGGAGAAGTACGGCGTCGAGCTGATCGGCGCCAACGTCGAGGCGATCAACAAGGGCGAGGACCGCGACCTCTTCAAGGGCGTCGTCGAGGCCGTCCGCGCGAAGATCGGGCACGGCGAGTCCGCCCGGTCCGTGATCTGCCACTCCATGGACGACGTGCTCGCGGGCGTCGAGACGCTCGGCGGCTATCCCGTCGTCGTCCGGCCCTCCTTCACCATGGGCGGCGCCGGCTCCGGCTTCGCCCACGACGAGGAGGAGCTGCGCCGGATCGCCGGTCAGGGTCTCACGCTCTCCCCGACCACCGAGGTGCTCCTGGAGGAGTCCATCCTCGGCTGGAAGGAGTACGAGCTGGAGCTGATGCGCGACAAGAACGACAACGTCGTGGTCGTCTGCTCCATCGAGAACTTCGACCCGATGGGCGTCCACACCGGTGACTCCATCACCGTCGCGCCGGCGATGACGCTGACCGACCGCGAGTACCAGCGACTGCGCGACATCGGCATCGCGATCATCCGTGAGGTCGGCGTCGACACCGGGGGCTGCAACATCCAGTTCGCGGTCAACCCCGTCGACGGCCGCATCATCGTCATCGAGATGAACCCGCGCGTCTCGCGGTCCTCGGCGCTCGCCTCCAAGGCCACCGGCTTCCCGATCGCCAAGATCGCCGCGAAGCTCGCCGTCGGCTACACGCTCGACGAGATCCCGAACGACATCACCGAGAAGACCCCGGCCTCCTTCGAGCCGACGCTCGACTACGTGGTCGTGAAGGCCCCACGCTTCGCCTTCGAGAAGTTCCCGTCCGCCGACTCCACCCTGACGACCACCATGAAGTCGGTCGGCGAGGCCATGGCGATCGGCCGCAACTTCACCGAGGCGCTGCAGAAGGCGCTGCGGTCGCTGGAGAAGAAGGGCAGCCAGTTCACGTTCGTCGGCGAGCCCGGTGACAAGGCTCTTCTCCTGGAGGAGTCCGTGCGGCCCACCGACGGCCGGATCAACACCGTCATGCAGGCCATCCGCGCGGGCGCCACGCCCGAGGAGGTCTTCGAGTCGACGAAGATCGACCCGTGGTTCGTCGACCAGCTCTTCCTGATCAAGGAGATCGCGGACGAGCTGGGCGCCGCCGACAAGCTCGCCCCCGAGCTGCTCGCCGAGGCCAAGCGGCACGGCTTCTCCGACGCCCAGATCGCCGAGATCCGCGGGCTGCGCGAGGACGTGGTGCGCGAGGTGCGGCACGCGCTGGGTGTGCGCCCGGTGTACAAGACGGTCGACACCTGCGCCGCCGAGTTCGCGGCGAAGACGCCGTACTTCTACTCCTCGTACGACGAGGAGACGGAGGTCGCGCCGCGCGAGAAGCCCGCGGTGATCATCCTGGGTTCCGGTCCGAACCGCATCGGCCAGGGCATCGAGTTCGACTACTCCTGCGTCCACGCCTCCTTCGCGCTCAGCGACGCGGGCTACGAGACCGTGATGGTCAACTGCAATCCCGAGACCGTCTCCACGGACTACGACACCTCCGACCGTCTGTACTTCGAGCCGCTGACGCTCGAGGACGTGCTGGAGATCGTCCACGCGGAGTCGCTGGCCGGCCCGATCGCCGGTGTGATCGTCCAGCTCGGCGGCCAGACCCCGCTGGGCCTGGCCCAGGCCCTCAAGGACAACGGCGTGCCGGTCGTCGGTACGTCCCCCGAGGCGATCCACGCCGCCGAGGACCGCGGCGCCTTCGGACGCGTCCTCGCGGAGGCCGGTCTCCCGGCCCCCAAGCACGGCACCGCCACCACCTTCGCCGAGGCCAAGGCCATCGCGGACGAGATCGGCTACCCGGTTCTCGTACGGCCGTCGTACGTCCTCGGCGGGCGCGGCATGGAGATCGTGTACGACGAGACCCGGCTGTCGTCCTACATCGCCGAGTCGACCGAGATCAGCCCCTCCCGGCCGGTCCTCGTCGACCGCTTCCTCGACGACGCGATCGAGATCGACGTGGACGCGCTGTACGACGGCGAGGAGCTGTACCTCGGCGGCGTGATGGAGCACATCGAGGAGGCCGGCATCCACTCCGGCGACTCGGCGTGCGCGCTGCCGCCGATCACGCTGGGCGGCTTCGACATCAAGCGGCTGCGGGCCTCCACGGAGGCCATCGCGAAGGGTGTCGGGGTCCGTGGTCTGATCAACATCCAGTTCGCGATGGCGGGCGACATCCTGTACGTCCTCGAAGCCAACCCGCGAGCCTCGCGCACGGTCCCCTTCACCTCGAAGGCGACCGCGGTGCCGCTGGCGAAGGCCGCCGCCCGGATCTCGCTGGGCGCGACCGTCGCCGAGCTGCGGGCGGAGGGGCTGCTCCCCGCGCACGGTGACGGTGGCGAGCTGCCGCTCGACGCGCCGATCTCCGTCAAGGAGGCCGTCATGCCGTGGTCGCGCTTCCGCGACATCCACGGACGCGGCGTCGACACCGTCCTCGGCCCGGAGATGCGCTCCACCGGTGAGGTCATGGGCATCGACTCCGTCTTCGGCACGGCGTACGCCAAGTCCCAGGCGGGCGCCTACGGTCCGCTGCCGACCAAGGGCCGCGCCTTCATCTCGGTCGCCAACCGTGACAAGCGCTCGATGATCTTCCCGGCGCGCGAGCTGGTCGCGCACGGCTTCGAGCTGCTGGCCACCTCCGGCACGGCCGAGGTGCTCAAGCGCAACGGCATCAACGCGACGGTCGTGCGCAAGCAGTCCGAGGGCACAGGACCGAACGGCGAGCGGACCATCGTCCAGCTGATCCACGACGGCGAGGTCGACCTCATCGTCAACACGCCGTACGGCACCGGTGGCCGCCTCGACGGCTACGAGATCCGTACGGCCGCGGTGGCACGCTCCGTGCCGTGCCTGACGACCGTCCAGGCACTCGCCGCCGCCGTCCAGGGCATCGACGCGCTCAACCACGGCGACGTGGGCGTGCGCTCACTCCAGGAACACGCCGAGCATCTGACAGCGGCCCGCGACTAG
- the bldD gene encoding transcriptional regulator BldD: MSSEYAKQLGAKLRAIRTQQGLSLHGVEEKSQGRWKAVVVGSYERGDRAVTVQRLAELADFYGVPVQELLPGTTPGGAAEPPPKLVLDLERLAHVPAEKAGPLQRYAATIQSQRGDYNGKVLSIRQDDLRTLAVIYDQSPSVLTEQLISWGVLDADARRAVAHDEG, encoded by the coding sequence ATGTCCAGCGAATACGCCAAACAGCTCGGGGCCAAGCTCCGGGCCATCCGCACCCAGCAGGGCCTTTCCCTCCACGGAGTCGAGGAGAAGTCACAGGGACGCTGGAAGGCGGTCGTGGTCGGGTCGTACGAGCGCGGCGACCGCGCCGTCACCGTGCAGCGCCTCGCCGAACTCGCGGATTTCTACGGGGTTCCCGTGCAGGAGCTGCTGCCCGGCACCACTCCTGGCGGAGCCGCCGAGCCGCCGCCGAAGCTCGTCCTCGACCTGGAGCGGCTGGCCCACGTGCCGGCCGAAAAGGCGGGTCCGCTGCAGCGCTACGCCGCGACGATCCAGTCCCAGCGCGGTGACTACAACGGCAAGGTGCTGTCGATCCGCCAGGACGACCTGCGCACCCTCGCCGTCATCTACGACCAGTCGCCCTCGGTCCTCACCGAGCAGCTGATCAGCTGGGGCGTGCTGGACGCGGACGCGCGCCGCGCCGTCGCCCACGACGAGGGCTGA